From the Candidatus Eisenbacteria bacterium genome, the window AGTGCCGGGCCCGGCTCGCTCGTGCGCCGCAGGCCGGGGTCTAGCGCGACCCGGAACGCTGGTTCGGGGGCCCCCATCGTGTTACCTTGCCCCGTCCTACCGACCGATGGGCGGTTGCCCTGACGCTCGACCACCCGGGAGCTGACCCGGTGGCTTGGGCTCCGACACACCACTCCGAACCCTGGAGGTACCCACTGTGACGCTCTCCAAGGAGCAGAAGCAGGGGATCATCAGCAAGTTCAAGATTCACGAAGGGGACTCGGGTTCACCCGAGGTCCAGATCGCTCTCCTCACCGAGAAGATCCAGTACCTCACCGAGCACTTCAAGACCCACAAGCGCGACCACGCCTCACGGCGCGGACTGTTGCGCATGGTCGGGCAGCGTCGTCGCTTGCTCGACTACCTCAAGGCCACCAAGGTCGATCGCTATCGCAAGGTGGTGAAGGATCTCGGACTGCGTCGTTAAGCGGTGAGCGGCGAGGCGCGACGCGCCTCTGCCATTCCAAAGCTCGACGCATTCCTCGGACGCGGGGCACCCCCGGCGGGTGCCGCGTCCAACACCCTCGCGGGAGGGGTGACTCCCGCCCACTGGATCGGCCGGACGTGTGGCCATCGAGTGCTCACGGGGTCGGCGCGTGCCGTGCCCTGCAGGCCAAAAGGAAGAAACCCCAAGATGGAACAGAAGGTAACGCTCGACCTGGGCGGCCGGGAGCTGATCATCAGCACCGGCAAGATGGCCAAACTCGCGGGCGGCTCCGCCCTCGTGCAGTTCGGCGGAACATATGTGCTGGTGGCGGCGAGCGCCGCCAAGTCGCCGACGCTCGGTCGCGACTTCGTGCCGCTGACCGTCGACTATCGCGAGCGTACGTACGCTGCGGGTCGCATTCCGGGCGGCTTCTTCAAGCGTGAAGGCCGAC encodes:
- the rpsO gene encoding 30S ribosomal protein S15, producing the protein MTLSKEQKQGIISKFKIHEGDSGSPEVQIALLTEKIQYLTEHFKTHKRDHASRRGLLRMVGQRRRLLDYLKATKVDRYRKVVKDLGLRR